In the genome of Coregonus clupeaformis isolate EN_2021a chromosome 1, ASM2061545v1, whole genome shotgun sequence, one region contains:
- the prr35 gene encoding proline-rich protein 35: MSKEDHACKVTSVCKHKERKPKKPHYIPRPWGKPYNYKCFQCPFTCMEKSHLYNHMKYSLCKNSLSLLIESDWPYKKGNLLHPDQLRPLQQAHCLRTAAGKEEPEPTTGTEERPRQRRAVGEDGDKGQSPGGEEERGQGEGAEVNGMTRESSNNKESSEGMTKRASKRPEPELLMADMYSLEDQLLRARSVEVEAQLKHYKLSKTCLTAPRLLSEQWRLLATSHTKAKSEGAQPRVGDSIPCYPPPPGLVDYQDPTGLNLSVLGVGYPLSPNLFSYVNSMNAIPTAATNVNTPTHAQLAQLPFLASAAQLMQPASGAHHPADRSLLPPHFYYPFLCEHAFGAASTQSDVSKGLKTSANGLESNPSYQPKVNLWKVPALRPGTPTTSPAAWVSPQRESPDPSYRTGDKFEAAAKEGKPSWGLKRTGAPLGTHKSPVEKRPALGFTLDLLKNIHKTKPTEKLLLHSSFTNAQSQAQPAERWYTDPPASPVSDSPSPPRCRRPSSRDSTTGQGTGEASSEPASAAALLSDLSKALQEYQEAERKIAHLEKEDLPAQGHLWEHLNKIRSELSHIHHALERTARQSEGPLDLSVKKEHPGVTDMVAPGDQGLRGDSLKDDITMETEEEDEEEEKENERRKEAMKASLESRKQSLDVLIKMSQVGVKTEVLSPGGLGLRPSQAEGLWPGMTTKCEADSSVLLCPDGRPLTVMPDFPPFSTKNSKRPPSIQQLGETQCPPSPLTTTDS; the protein is encoded by the exons ATGTCCAAGGAGGACCACGCGTGCAAGGTGACCTCCGTGTGCAAGCACAAGGAGCGCAAGCCCAAGAAGCCCCACTACATCCCACGGCCATGGGGCAAACCCTACAACTATAAGTGCTTCCAGTGCCCCTTCACCTGCATGGAGAAGTCCCATCTCTACAACCACATGAAGTACAGCCTGTGCAAGAACTCCCTGTCCCTGCTCATCGAGTCCGACTGGCCCTATAAGAAGGGCAACCTGCTGCACCCAGACCAGCTCCGGCCCCTTCAGCAGGCACACTGCCTCCGGACCGCGGCCGGGAAAGAGGAGCCCGAGCCCACCACAGGGACCGAGGAGAGGCCCCGGCAGCGGCGTGCTGTGGGGGAGGACGGAGACAAAGGACAGAGtccgggaggagaggaggagaggggacagggagaagGGGCTGAAGTTAATGGGATGACCAGAGAGAGCTCCAATAACAAGGAGTCTTCAGAAGGGATGACCAAGAGAGCAAGTAAGCGGCCTGAACCAGAGCTGCTGATGGCCGATATGTACTCTCTGGAGGACCAACTTCTGCGGGCACGCTCTGTGGAGGTGGAAGCCCAGCTGAAGCACTACAAGCTGTCCAAGACGTGCCTGACGGCCCCCAGGCTGCTGTCGGAGCAGTGGCGTCTGCTGGCCACCAGCCACACAAAGGCCAAATCCGAGGGGGCCCAGCCTAGAGTGGGCGACTCCATCCCTTGCTACCCTCCTCCACCTGGCCTGGTGGACTACCAGGACCCAACGGGACTCAATCTCTCCGTCCTCGGGGTGGGCTACCCCCTAAGCCCCAACCTCTTCTCCTATGTGAACTCAATGAACGCAATCCCCACCGCTGCCACCAATGTTAATACACCAACTCACGCGCAGCTGGCCCAGCTCCCCTTCCTGGCGTCGGCCGCTCAGCTCATGCAACCAGCGTCCGGCGCACACCACCCCGCCGACCGGAGCCTCCTGCCACCCCACTTCTACTACCCCTTCCTCTGCGAGCATGCCTTCGGAGCAGCCTCCACTCAGAGCGACGTCAGCAAGGGGCTTAAGACCTCCGCGAATGGCCTGGAGTCCAACCCCAGTTACCAGCCCAAAGTCAACTTGTGGAAGGTGCCTGCTCTTAGGCCAGGTACCCCCACCACCTCCCCTGCCGCCTGGGTGTCCCCCCAGAGAGAGTCACCAGACCCTTCCTACAGAACAGGGGACAAGTTTGAGGCTGCAGCCAAGGAGGGGAAACCAAGCTGGGGCCTCAAGAGAACAGGGGCCCCCTTGGGGACCCACAAGTCCCCTGTGGAGAAGAGGCCAGCCCTCGGGTTCACCCTGGACCTCCTCAAGAACATTCACAAAACCAAACCAACAGAAAAGCTCCTCCTCCACAGCAG TTTTACGAATGCTCAGTCTCAAGCCCAGCCAGCAGAGCGGTGGTACACAGATCCCCCCGCAAGCCCAGTCAGTGATTCGCCCTCTCCGCCACGTTGTAGAAGACCCAGCAGCCGGGACTCTACCACTGGCCAAGGGACAGGGGAGGCATCCTCAGAACCAGCATCAGCTGCTGCCCTCCTCAGCGACCTATCCAAGGCTCTACAGGAGTACCAGGAGGCTGAACGCAAGATCGCCCACCTGGAGAAAGAGGACCTTCCTGCTCAGGGACATCTATGGGAACACCTGAACAAGATCCGCAGCGAGCTCTCCCACATTCACCATGCACTGGAGAGGACAGCCCGCCAGAGCGAAGGACCCCTGGACCTCTCCGTCAAGAAGGAACACCCTGGAGTGACCGATATGGTTGCCCCTGGCGACCAGGGCCTCAGGGGAGACTCACTTAAAGACGATATTACCATGGAGACCgaggaggaagacgaggaggaggaaaaggagaacGAGAGGAGGAAGGAAGCGATGAAGGCTTCGTTGGAGAGTCGTAAGCAGTCATTGGACGTGCTGATCAAGATGAGTCAGGTGGGGGTGAAGACGGAGGTCCTATCCCCAGGAGGGTTGGGGTTGAGGCCCAGCCAGGCGGAGGGTCTCTGGCCAGGCATGACCACCAAGTGTGAGGCTGACTCCAGTGTGCTGCTTTGCCCCGATGGACGGCCCCTCACGGTCATGCCTGACTTCCCCCCCTTCTCCACCAAAAACTCCAAGAGGCCCCCGTCCATCCAGCAACTAGGGGAGACACAATGTCCACCAAGCCCCCTGACCACAACAGACTCCTAA